A window of the Bos indicus x Bos taurus breed Angus x Brahman F1 hybrid chromosome X, Bos_hybrid_MaternalHap_v2.0, whole genome shotgun sequence genome harbors these coding sequences:
- the LOC113887897 gene encoding LOW QUALITY PROTEIN: transcription elongation factor A N-terminal and central domain-containing protein-like (The sequence of the model RefSeq protein was modified relative to this genomic sequence to represent the inferred CDS: substituted 1 base at 1 genomic stop codon) produces the protein MYDGAVPGKHKLENMESPFFLAALTMSDKNQIAARESLIEQLMSXRNFEDLGHHLTVLETLHVTPEHLQETRVVRAVYRVLKNCPTGALKQKAKRLLSEWRALYKDTLCKPEGSPKLFPLGGSQEENQGLPPNQEEEVRGGSRYNFLFTTPDVAGAVEMIMPEDSCSGVEPKAVPFSAWDPQSTDLAVSGQLDPIVPVRARCTELLYKALTASSPGQSRAHVWPNLAQEIEAHVFALHPKNLQKYKTCIRSKMANLKNPCNSHLQQNLLSGTMSPREFAKMTAMEIASQELKQLRASYMKSALQEHYLPQVVEGTPTRKIKYEGCEKFNCQVTVVPRGTLFLPSWVRNPGPDEEMMTYVICNDGKQWYHSKWVCL, from the coding sequence ATGTATGATGGAGCTGTGCCTGGCAAACACAAGCTTGAGAACATGGAAAGCCCTTTTTTCTTGGCAGCTCTAACGATGTCTGACAAGAACCAGATAGCGGCCAGAGAGTCCCTTATCGAGCAGCTGATGTCTTAAAGGAATTTTGAGGATCTCGGCCATCACCTCACTGTGCTGGAAACTCTGCATGTGACTCCAGAGCACCTTCAGGAGACGAGGGTGGTAAGGGCGGTGTACAGAGTCCTCAAAAACTGTCCCACGGGGGCTTTGAAGCAGAAAGCCAAGCGTCTGCTGTCAGAATGGAGAGCGCTGTATAAGGATACTCTCTGCAAGCCGGAGGGCAGCCCTAAACTATTTCCTCTGGGTGGAAGTCAAGAAGAAAATCAAGGTCTTCCTCCAAATCAGGAGGAGGAGGTACGGGGTGGCTCCAGGTATAATTTTCTGTTCACAACCCCAGATGTGGCAGGAGCTGTTGAAATGATCATGCCAGAAGATAGCTGCAGCGGAGTGGAGCCTAAGGCAGTGCCTTTCAGTGCCTGGGACCCTCAATCCACTGACCTGGCAGTGAGTGGGCAGCTGGACCCCATAGTGCCTGTGAGAGCCAGATGCACAGAGCTGCTGTACAAAGCTCTAACTGCTTCCTCCCCAGGCCAGTCTAGAGCCCACGTGTGGCCCAACTTGGCACAAGAAATCGAAGCGCACGTTTTTGCCCTTCATCCCAAGAACctccaaaaatacaaaacatgCATCCGCAGCAAAATGGCCAATCTAAAGAACCCTTGCAATTCTCACTTGCAGCAGAACTTGCTCTCTGGGACCATGTCTCCGAGAGAATTTGCCAAAATGACCGCCATGGAGATCGCCAGCCAGGAACTGAAGCAGTTGAGAGCCTCCTACATGAAATCTGCCTTACAGGAACATTACCTGCCCCAAGTGGTGGAGGGCACGCCGACGAGGAAAATAAAATACGAGGGCTGTGAGAAATTCAACTGCCAGGTCACTGTCGTCCCCAGAGGGACACTCTTCCTTCCAAGTTGGGTGAGGAATCCAGGCCCAGATGAGGAAATGATGACCTATGTCATCTGCAATGATGGGAAGCAGTGGTATCATAGCAAGTGGGTGTGCTTgtga